CCAAGGCCGCTCCCAGCTACACGACGGCCAAGCATATCATCAAACTCATCACCTCCCTTGGCGAGCGCATCAACAACGATCCCGACCTGCACGGCCGGTTGAAAGTCGTCTTTTTGCCGGACTATGATGTTTCGCTGGCGGAACTCATTGTGCCGGCCGCCGACCTCTCGGAACAAATATCCACCGCCGGCATGGAGGCCTCCGGCACCGGCAATATGAAACTGGCCCTGAACGGCGCCTTGACCATTGGAACATGGGACGGCGCCAACATTGAAATCGCCGGACAAGTCGGGCTGGAAAACCTTTTTATCTTCGGATACCGGACCGAGCAGCTGGCGCAACTGCGCCCCGTTTACAACCCCCTGGATTTTTATAACACGGATATGGAGCTGCGCAGGGCGGCTGATGCGCTCATCAATAAAGAATTGTGCGCCGAGTCGCCTTCGGTCTTCGCCAACCTGCACGAATCCCTGCTGCGCGGCGGCGACCGCTATTTTGTCCTTGCTGATTATCGCCCTTACCTCCAGCGGCAGAAACAGGCCGCAGAAACATTCAGCCGCCCGGAAATATGGACGCGAAAATCAATTCTGACCGTCGCCAGGATGGGCTTTTTTTCCAGCGACCGCACGATCCGCGAATACGCGCGCGATATCTGGCAGGCAAAACCATTGCCGATCAAAACCGAGTTTGTTAAGGATTTCGCTTATTGACCAGGCATAAAGCAGTAAAAAAATATTTCAGCGAGGAGGATTGAAATATGAATAAAAAACCTATTTTAATTATTTTGTTTTCTTGTCTGCTTCATTGCAACGTCCGGGCCGGGGAGACCCCGCGCGCCGCCGCGGAAAATGAAGTTAACGCCGCCGGCGGCATTGTGGTCAACGGCATCAACCTCAATGCTCCGGAAAACAACCGCGGTTGTTCAGCCCTTCATCTGGCGGCGGAATTGAACCGCCCGGCGGCGGCCAGACTCCTCATTGAGCAGGGCGCCGACGTCAATGCGCGCAACCATCTCGGCCTGACGCCGCTCCATCTGGCCGCGCTCCATGGACATCCCGACATGGCGGCGCTACTGCTGGCCAGCGGGGCGCAGGTTAATGTTTTTGATTCCCGGGGTCTGACCCCCCTGCACCTGGCCGCGCAATACAGCCGGACGGATATGATTGATTTATTGCTGGATTACGGCGCCGATATTGAGACGAAAACCAACGACCGCGGCTTAACGCCGTTGCACTGGGCCGCTTTCTGGGGCAATATTGACGCCATCAACGCCCTTGTTAAAAACGGGGCCGACACCGACGCGCGCGACTACCAGGGGCGCACGGCGCTGACCTGGGCGGAACAACATAACAACTACGACGCGGCCCGATTGCTGGCGCGGAAAGGGGCCAAAAGAAATCCGCGCGATAAAGTCCGCTTCATCAGCTTCTCCGAATGCGACGACTGAGAGGGGATGAGCGGTATACGAAAATGCTGCCCGATTATCATATTCACACTCCTTTCTGCAGGCACGCCGAAGGCGAGCCGGCGGAATTCCTGGCCGCCGCCCGGCAAGCCAATCTCCCTGAAATATGTTTTACCGACCACGCTCCCAATCCGGACAATTATGACCAGCAGCACCGGATGGGGATGGCTGAATTTGAATTGTACCGCGCAAAAATACGCGCCGTTTCAACGGACCGGAATAACGGGCCCGCGTCAACCGGGCTGCAAACCCGCGTGCTCTTCGGCGCCGAAGCCGATTATTACGAGGGTTGCGAGCGTTTCCTCCGGGAATGGCTGCCGCACCGGCCCTTTGATCTCGTGCTCGGCTCGGTGCATTTTATTAATGACTGGGGTTTTGACAATCCGGACGAGCGCGAAGTGTGGGACAACGTTGACGTCGCCGGCACGTGGCGCGAATATTTTAAATTAATCGGCCGCCTGGCGGAAACAAAACTTTTTGACGTTGTCGGCCACCTTGATCTTCCCAAAAAATTCGGATTTTTACCGTCCGAGCCGGTCCTGAAAGAAATGGCCGGGCCGGCTCTGGACAAAATCGCCGGTGCGGGGATGGCGATTGAAATCAACACCTCCGGTCTGCGCAAACCGGTCCGGGAAATTTACCCCTCCCTTTTCCTGCTCGGCATGGCGAGAGCGCTGGATATTCCCGTCTGTTTCGGTTCGGACGCCCATCTCCCGGACGAAGTCGGTTATGAGTTTGCCTGCGCCATGGCCTGGGCCCGGCAAGCAGGTTATTCCGAGGCGGTGCGTTTTGCCGGCCGCAAGCAAACACGGTACGCTTTGCCGGTTCAACACGTGGCCGCGAATCCGTTCCCGGCAAGTGGTGAAACCGGTTGCCGGCGCGCGCCGTAAGCTTGGCTTGACAAAACAAAAAGGGACAAAAAAGGAAGGCTCCCCGACAGGGAAAAATTCCCCGGCAGGGAGCCCTAGCGGGTCCGGATGAAAGTTCTTTAATCGCCGATTACTTCAATGTATGTGCGGTCCGGGTTGAAATAAATCGTATTGGCATCAACGGCATAACCGACGATTCTGACAACCTCGTTTGCCCCGCTCGGCCGGGTGGCGGTAATTTGATTGGCGGTAGTGGAGAGATAAAGAATGTCTCCCGGGTTAAACGACCACGCGCCATCATATTGGCCGTTTAAAAGCATCCCTTCTCCCACGGTTGTTCCCAGCGCCAGCCCCAGCATACCCTGGGCGGTGGCGGCGACGGACGCGCTGGCGTTGCTCCAGCTGCCGTCCGGGGCAAAACAATAAACGTTGGCGGCGGCAATCGCATCGCCCGCCGTCCCGGTCCGGTTAATTACGGCGTTATCCCAGGCGTTTGAGCGCGCATTCAGCCCGTCGGCAATGCCCTTTGCGGCATCGGCTTGGTTGGAAACCACGACCATATCGGCCTGCAGTTTGGTGATATTTCCTTCGGCCGCGTCAAGATCATTGCTGACTACAACCACGTCGGCCTGCAGTTTCGTGATGTTTCCTTCGGCCGTGTCAAGATCGTTGCTGACCACAACCACGTCGGCCTGCAGTTTCGTGATGTTTCCTTCGGCCGTGTCAAGATCATTGGAGATTGCCCCGATCTGCTCAATATGCAGGTCAACCTGATTACTGATTGATCCCACGTCATTATTCAGAGTGCCGACTGATGTGTTTAACACGCCGGTGGCCGTCTGCAACTGCACCAGTTCGTTGGTCAGGTCGCCGCCGGTTACCTGGTTCCAGTTGGAAATTGCCACGCCGCCCAGGGCGATGTAATTCGTTTCGCCGGCGTCATTCGTAAGCGCGACGGTCAGATTATTGCTGATGACCAGTGCGCCGGTCATGGTATCGCCGGTGCGGTGAACCACACCCGTCAATGAAATACCGGATGAGGAAATATTGGTCAGTCCGGCGCCGTTGCCGAAGAAACCGGCCTCGTTTGTCAAGGGGCCCGTCATGATATCGCCGACGCGGAGCACGCGGGCGTTGGCGGCGGTCCAGAGGGCGCCGGTGGCGGCGGCATAATCATCAATAAGTACGCGCTGGTTAACCGCGGCCCAGAGAGCGCCGGTGGCGGCGCTGTAAGTGGCGGCCAGCACGCGGGCCTTAATTCCGGCGGCCCCGTCCCACATATCGTTGGTGGAGGCGGCGATGCCCGCCATGGCCGGAGTGAAAACCACTTGCACCCAGTTGGTGTGAATGGGATCTTTTTCGTCAAGGACAATGGACATTGACTGCCATGTGCCCACGCCGGCCGCGTCGGACACCAGCACATATCCGTCGGTGGCGCCGGTCGGCATTTTAAAACCGGCGGCCTGGATTGTGCCGCTGACATCCAGCTTGGCGGCCGGGGTCATAGTGCCGATACCGACGTCTCCGCTGGCCTGGTTTTCAAAAATATTGGAGCCCATCACGGTGCGCGCCACGAGCGCTTCGGCGGAAGCGGTAATCTGCTGGCGGGGCGTCATGGTTTCGCCGTTGATGCCCAGCTCAAGATAAACGCTCCTGTTCTCAAAGACCGAAGCCGGGATGGGGGTCAGCGAGCCGAGCGCGACTGAATAGACGCCGTCCTGCACGACGACATCGGCATGGGTTTCCGACCAGAGCAGGGCGCCGTCCGCGGCGGCGTCATAAATCTTGAACGAAAGCTCCACGGTGGTATTCAGCCGCCGGCCGTAGGCATCAAGCAAACGCGCCTGGTAATTGATCTGGCCGGTTTCCTCCGCCACAACTGGCAGGACAAAGGCCGCCGCCATCAACGCAAGAGCAATCCGGAACATCGTTTTTTTCATTTCTATATCTCCCTCATTTATATTTATTGTAAATCTTTTTTTTATCTGCCGCGGTGGCCGCGCGCCGACACGATCGTCGGGCCGGCCGTTGTCTCGTCAAGATGCCAGATGGAATCGTGCCGGTCGCGGTAAAAGACGGACACATCCGCCAGCCCGTCGCCGTCATAATCGCCCATGATGGGCAGATAGCCCGGACCGCCGCCCCACCGATCTCCCCAGACAATATGATCATACTTGTAATTGGTGATATACCATAATCCATTATCGCGTTTATACGCGGCAAAATCAGCGCAGCCGTCGCCGTCATAATCATCGGAAAGCATTGTAAAGCCGTTTCCGCCATGCGCGACGGAAACCGGCAGATAACCGCTGCCCGAAAGGGCGACGCCCAGCGCCCCCGCGGTTTCATTGTAAATCATGGGGTCGGCGCAGTCATCCATGTCAAAATCACCGATGAGGGCCGTGTACCCCGGACCGCCGAAGCCGCCGGAAAACGTGCGGTATCCATTGGCTGACAACGTGGCGGTCCAAACTCCGGAATTGCGATTGTAAATGGCGGGGTCGGCGAACATGTCGCCGTCATAATCGGCCGGGATCGCGCTGATGCCAGCGCCGCCAAAGCCGGGCAGTGAAATCGCGGCATAATTATACAGGGAAAGCCAGGCAATCCATGTTCCGGTGTTTTCCTGGTAAATCGCCGGATCGGTTATCAGGTCGCCGTCGTAGTCTTCGGGGATGGGCACGGAATCCGCCAATCCGAGCTGGATATGGAAAACACTCTGCGTTGCCGATGAAAAAACAACATACCAGGCCGCGGAAGGCTGGTGGTAATACCAGCAATCCGACTTGCCGTCGCCGTCAAAATCATCCCGCACGCGCATGACCCGGCGGTCATGGGGATAGATGAACCCGCCGTAGCTGACGCCTTCCTGATTGGTCACGGACGGAAAAGGGACCGATACGCCGGACGAACTGTAAACGGAATACGAGGCGCTGTGCCCCCATTTGCCGACGGCGCCGGCGGCATGCCATTGCCAGTCATTCGCAAAAGCCAAAACCGGCAAAAGACACAACAGAAAACAGACTGAGCGCAAAACGTATTTTGTTTGCATAAAAACACCCGGAAATACTATTAGTTAATAAGGATATAAAAATTTTTAAAAAAGTCAACAGTTTTTTTGTTTTTTTTGGGGGGGCAAATCATATCCGGAAAATATTGCCGAGCCGGCGGCCGATGAGACGGTTTATGCCCAGAATGGCGACGAATAAAAACGCCATGGCCCAGACGCCAAAGGCCGAAGCCAGGTAACGCCCGTTGCCAAGCATTTGAAACAACTCGTAAAGCGCCTTGGTAATGGGATAATGCATCTGCTTCTGGGCCAGCATGAGCGAGTCGGAAACTTCCAGCATGGCGAAACTGAAGGCCAGCAGGCCCCCGGCCAGAAGGTTAGCGCCAATCAGGGGAAGCGTTATTTTGCAGGTTGTGCGGGCCGGCGAACTGCCGACGCTGGCGGCCGCCTCTTCAAGGGCGGCCGGCGTTTGCTGCAAGCCGGCGACGGCCGCGCGCACAACGTAAGGCAGCCGGCGGACGGCGTAGGCTATAATCAGCAGGACGGTCGGGTTATTGGCGGGATTCATGGCCGCAAACAAGGCGCCGGGCTGGCTCATGCCGATGTAACCGAAGGCCACCACAATGCCGGGCACGGCCAGGGGCAGCATGGCGGCCGCATCCAGCAAAAAGCGCCAGCGCAGCTTTGTCCGCTCCACCACGACGGCAATCATGAAGCCGAGCGCCACATCAATGGCCGCGGCCATTGACGAATAAAAAAGACTGTTGCGAATGCTGGGAACAATAAGATTATCCCCGAGCGCGCCGATATAATGCGCCGCGGTCCATTTTAAAGGCAGGATTGTCTGATACCAGCCGAGCGCAACGCTCGTTAAGATCACCCCGAGATGGGGCAGGACGGCCAGCGTGAAAACGAATGCAAAGAGAAAGACGGCGGCAATGCGCGCCAGGCCTTTCAGCGGCACAAGCGCGCCTGCCGGCGCGCCCTTTTGAATGACCGCGTATTGATAGCGGCCGAAGGCCAGTTTGCCCGCGCCGTAAATGAGCGCCACGACCGCCAGCATGACCGCCACCAGCGCGTAGGGCAGAGGATTTGCGCCGATATCCTTCAAGCCGTTAAAAATCTGCACGGCCGTCAGGCGGTTATAATTGAAGACGAGGGGGGTGCCGAGCTCGGTAAAGCTCCAGATAAAAACAATGGCCCCGCCGGCAAACATGCCCGGCGCAATGAGCGGAATTGTTATGCGGCGGAACCGGCCGAAGGCGGAAAGCCCCAGGCTGGCGGCGGCTTCCTCCATTGAAGAATCAACATTGGCCAGCGCGCTCAACGCGTTCAGGTAAAAAATGGGATAAAGATGCAGGGCCTCCGTCAGCGCCACCGCAAAAAAACGCCCTTTTCCCAGCCAGTCGCAGGCATCCGGCCAGGCGCATAAACCGATTTTTACCAGAAAAGCGTTCAACATTCCGCTTTGGCCGAGAATCTGGCTGATGCCGATCGCGCCGACAAAAGGCGGCAGAATCAGCGGAATCAGGATAAGAGAGCCGAATATCTGTTTGCCGGCAAAAGCGCAGCGCGCCGAAAGCGCGGCCAGCGGCAGGCCGATGGCCATGACAAGGCAAGTGGTTACGGCCGCAAGCAACAGGCTGTTCAGCAATCCCTCCACGTAAATCGGATTGCGCAGGGTCTCGCCCAGGATCTCAAGAGTGAAACGCCCCTCAAAAATAACGGCGCCGCGGAGCACCCATCCCAAAGGCCAGAAAAAGAAAACAATAAAAAACGCTGCCGCCAGCAAAGCAATGGCAAGAGCTTGATGTTTTTTCATAACTTTCCGTAAATCACCCGGCCTGTCCGTCCTAAGGCGGCAGTGCCGCCATCCAAAACTTTCCCGGCTGGCGATCCACCGGTCTTATTTAAACTTCTACGCAAAAGTGTATCATGTTTAAATGGAACGGTTTAAAACACAGACGGCCGAAAGTTCACCGGCGCCGCCCTTCCGGATTGCTTTCGTCTTTTGCCAGAAACGCGGCCCGGCGGTATTGGTTTCTGAAAAATACCGTCCATTCGCGCATCAGCCGGGCCTCTTCAAGCTTATCGGCCAACTGCGCGGCGGTGGTTGCCAGGGCCCGCTCGTATTCCGCGCCCTCGGGTAGGGCCGCAAAAACCGCCATGGCGCGCGGGCAGGCCGCGGGCCCGCCGGCCTGGTTAATGGTTTCCCAGGCCCGCTTCAGTTCATCATGGGGGTCAATGCACATGGATCGGATCAGCGCCTTGATAACGCCGAAAAGCGGTCCGGTCCAGCCGCTCCGGTATTCAAACCGGCCGGCAGTCTGATAAGGCCGGGCCGCCGGATCAGACATGCTGGCCAGGTACGGCGCCGCGTACAAATCGCGCCGTATGGGAAGCCGGCGCAGGGCATAACGCGTCGGGCCTCCAGGACAACCAACGCGCGTGTTCCAGAGAAGCTGTCCCTCTGTGCTCAGGCAGAAGTCAATAAAACGCTCCGCGGTTACGCGGTTGGGCGCCCCGCGCAACAGGCTGATCGGATCAACCGAAACCGAGGAACCACCGCCCGGGGTAACATATTTCATTCTAAAGGAGGCCTCGCTGCGTTCAACCGTTTCGCTTTCAAAACGGCCGTAAAAATCAATGCACATGCCGGCGGCGGCGTTGCCCTGGGCCACGTCAACTGTCACCTGGCCGGCCGAATCGGTAAAATACCGCGCATTGGCTCCGATCTGGCGAATCAGCAGAAAAGCGCGCCGCCAACCCTCCGCCAGGTCTGAAATTTGCGCATTGCCGGCGGTTTGACCGCGCGCGGCAAGCTGTTCGGAAATCTGTTCTTGAATAAGCATTTCAAAGGCCTTGTTGATGGAGCCGCTTTTGGTCGGATCGGCCAGGGCGACGCGTTCAAACAGCCGGAAGTCCGCCAAATCCCGCCATTTTTGCAGCGGCGGAGACAATCCGCGGTAAGCCAGGGAATCCTCGTTGTAACAGATGCCGAAAGAGCTCAGGCAGCAGCCGTACCAGCGGTCGCCGGGGTCATAAAAAACTTCGCCCGAGAAACAGGAGGGGATGATTTCCCCGTTGAGCCATTCGGGATGGCGTTCGCGGAGCCCGCAGGGAACGCTGTGTCCCTTTCCGGCCCGGAGCGCGTGATCGTATTGTCCCCCGCCGAAAAAGAGGTCTATCCCGATCCCGGCCAGGCCCGCCCGCCCGGCCGCCAAAAATGAACTGTCAAGGTAACGCGCGATTTCGCTCGTGCCGCCGATATTGCGCCAGTCAAAAACGACATCCCCGTGAAATTTTTCGCGGTGCCAGCGCCGGAAGGCGCGCTCAAATTCATACTGCACGGCCTCATTGTGCGGGCTGACGATCACCAGCCGCGCGGAACGACCGCCCGGCGTTTCCCTGGCCGGCCGGAGCAGGAAAGGAACGGCCAGCAAAAGCAGCAACACCAGGATATAGACGCCGTCCTGCGGCTTTAAGGTTCTCATCCGGGGTAAAAAAATATTATTTTGCTTTTCATCTTTCAATCATAAAACACGCGCTCAATTTGCTTGACGTATTTATCATGGCCGGGATATATTGTGCAGAACTCACTTTTCAGCGAAAGAGAATTAATTATGACAAACAAAACAACGGATGACCAGAACAATGACGGAAGCCGGACGCCGCCGATCGCCTTGGTGCTTGAGCTTGAATTTATGCTGTTCCGCGGCCGGCAGCTGATGTACGAAGCGTTTTGCCGC
This portion of the Kiritimatiellia bacterium genome encodes:
- a CDS encoding extracellular solute-binding protein, whose product is MRTLKPQDGVYILVLLLLLAVPFLLRPARETPGGRSARLVIVSPHNEAVQYEFERAFRRWHREKFHGDVVFDWRNIGGTSEIARYLDSSFLAAGRAGLAGIGIDLFFGGGQYDHALRAGKGHSVPCGLRERHPEWLNGEIIPSCFSGEVFYDPGDRWYGCCLSSFGICYNEDSLAYRGLSPPLQKWRDLADFRLFERVALADPTKSGSINKAFEMLIQEQISEQLAARGQTAGNAQISDLAEGWRRAFLLIRQIGANARYFTDSAGQVTVDVAQGNAAAGMCIDFYGRFESETVERSEASFRMKYVTPGGGSSVSVDPISLLRGAPNRVTAERFIDFCLSTEGQLLWNTRVGCPGGPTRYALRRLPIRRDLYAAPYLASMSDPAARPYQTAGRFEYRSGWTGPLFGVIKALIRSMCIDPHDELKRAWETINQAGGPAACPRAMAVFAALPEGAEYERALATTAAQLADKLEEARLMREWTVFFRNQYRRAAFLAKDESNPEGRRR
- a CDS encoding ankyrin repeat domain-containing protein, translating into MNKKPILIILFSCLLHCNVRAGETPRAAAENEVNAAGGIVVNGINLNAPENNRGCSALHLAAELNRPAAARLLIEQGADVNARNHLGLTPLHLAALHGHPDMAALLLASGAQVNVFDSRGLTPLHLAAQYSRTDMIDLLLDYGADIETKTNDRGLTPLHWAAFWGNIDAINALVKNGADTDARDYQGRTALTWAEQHNNYDAARLLARKGAKRNPRDKVRFISFSECDD
- a CDS encoding iron ABC transporter permease — translated: MKKHQALAIALLAAAFFIVFFFWPLGWVLRGAVIFEGRFTLEILGETLRNPIYVEGLLNSLLLAAVTTCLVMAIGLPLAALSARCAFAGKQIFGSLILIPLILPPFVGAIGISQILGQSGMLNAFLVKIGLCAWPDACDWLGKGRFFAVALTEALHLYPIFYLNALSALANVDSSMEEAAASLGLSAFGRFRRITIPLIAPGMFAGGAIVFIWSFTELGTPLVFNYNRLTAVQIFNGLKDIGANPLPYALVAVMLAVVALIYGAGKLAFGRYQYAVIQKGAPAGALVPLKGLARIAAVFLFAFVFTLAVLPHLGVILTSVALGWYQTILPLKWTAAHYIGALGDNLIVPSIRNSLFYSSMAAAIDVALGFMIAVVVERTKLRWRFLLDAAAMLPLAVPGIVVAFGYIGMSQPGALFAAMNPANNPTVLLIIAYAVRRLPYVVRAAVAGLQQTPAALEEAAASVGSSPARTTCKITLPLIGANLLAGGLLAFSFAMLEVSDSLMLAQKQMHYPITKALYELFQMLGNGRYLASAFGVWAMAFLFVAILGINRLIGRRLGNIFRI
- a CDS encoding histidinol-phosphatase HisJ family protein; protein product: MLPDYHIHTPFCRHAEGEPAEFLAAARQANLPEICFTDHAPNPDNYDQQHRMGMAEFELYRAKIRAVSTDRNNGPASTGLQTRVLFGAEADYYEGCERFLREWLPHRPFDLVLGSVHFINDWGFDNPDEREVWDNVDVAGTWREYFKLIGRLAETKLFDVVGHLDLPKKFGFLPSEPVLKEMAGPALDKIAGAGMAIEINTSGLRKPVREIYPSLFLLGMARALDIPVCFGSDAHLPDEVGYEFACAMAWARQAGYSEAVRFAGRKQTRYALPVQHVAANPFPASGETGCRRAP